In Rattus rattus isolate New Zealand chromosome 3, Rrattus_CSIRO_v1, whole genome shotgun sequence, one genomic interval encodes:
- the Tas2r1 gene encoding taste receptor type 2 member 1, translating into MMEGHILFFFLVVVVQFVTGVLANGLIVVVHAIDLIMWKKMAPLDLLLFCLATSRIILQLCILFAQLCLLCLVKHTLFEDNITFVFIINELSLWFATWLGVFYCAKIATIPHPLFLWLKMRISRLVPWLILGSVLYVIITTFIHSRETSAIPKQIFINLFSKNATQVGTGHATLLSVFVLGLTLPLFIFTVAVLLLIFSLWNHSRQMRTMVGTREHSGHAHISAMLSILSFFILYLSHYMVAVLISTQGLYLGSRTFEFCLLVIGMYPSLHSIVLILGNPKLKRNAKIFIDHCKCSHCARAWVTSRNPRLSDLPVPPTHPSANKTSCSEACIMPS; encoded by the coding sequence ATGATGGAAGGGCATATactcttcttctttttggttGTGGTGGTGCAGTTTGTCACTGGTGTCTTGGCAAATGGCCTCATTGTGGTTGTCCATGCTATTGACTTGATCATGTGGAAGAAAATGGCCCCATTGGATCTGCTTCTATTTTGCCTGGCGACTTCTCGGATCATTCTGCAGTTGTGTATATTGTTTGCGCAATTGTGTCTACTCTGTTTGGTGAAACACACTTTATTTGAGGACAATATTACCTTTGTCTTCATCATAAATGAACTGAGTCTTTGGTTTGCTACATGGCTTGGTGTTTTCTATTGTGCCAAGATTGCTACCATTCCCCACCCACTCTTTCTGTGGCTGAAGATGCGGATATCCAGGTTGGTACCATGGCTGATCCTGGGATCTGTGCTCTATGTAATTATTACGACTTTCATCCATAGCAGAGAGACTTCAGCAATCCCTAAACAAATTTTTATAAACCTTTTTTCTAAAAATGCAACTCAAGTCGGAACAGGGCATGCCACACTACTCTCAGTCTTTGTCCTTGGGCTCACACTGCCATTGTTCATCTTTACTGTTGCTGTTCTGCTCTTGATATTCTCCCTGTGGAATCATAGCAGGCAGATGAGGACTATGGTAGGCACCAGGGAGCATAGCGGACATGCTCACATCAGTGCAATGCTGTCCATTCTATCATTCTTCATCCTCTATCTCTCCCACTACATGGTGGCTGTTCTGATCTCTACTCAAGGCCTCTACCTTGGAAGCAGAACCTTTGAATTCTGCTTATTGGTTATTGGTATGTACCCCTCATTACACTCGATTGTCTTAATTTTAGGAAATCCTAAGCTGAAAcgaaatgcaaaaatattcattgaCCATTGTAAGTGTAGTCATTGTGCAAGAGCTTGGGTCACCTCAAGGAACCCAAGACTCAGTGACTTGCCAGTGCCTCCTACTCATCCCTCAGCCAACAAGACATCCTGCTCAGAAGCCTGTATAATGCCATCTTAA